Below is a genomic region from Oceaniferula flava.
AAAATAAATCCTTCTCGCGCTGTTTCACTTTCCCCTCGATCACCGGCATCAGATCGATGCCATCAATCGGACGCTTATCCTTGGAAGGAAAAGAGAACCCTGCGAGTTCGGCGATCGTCGGAAAAAAATCGATCGTTGCACAACGCACCGACGTTTGGCTGTTAGGGCGAATTTTTCCCGGCCATTCGACACAAGCGGGAACCAAAACGCCCCCCTCATACATCTGATGTTTGTGCCCCTTGAACGGACCCGCGGATGCGACGCCCTTCTTGGTCATAGTGTCAGCCGGACCATTGTCGCTACAGAAAAAGATGATGGTGTCTTTTTCCAAACCCAACTCCCTCAAGCGCTTTCTTAAGCGACCAATCTGATCGTCCATCGCGGTGATACAGCCGTAATAATTCTGCTTGGTCTTCCCGTGTTGGCTATACATCTTCTTATACGCCACCCCTGCAACCACCGGTTCATGCGGTGTATGGAACCAGATCGTGGCAAAAAAAGCTTCGTCTTGATTTGCTTCAATAAATGGAATGACGCGATCCATGATGACCCTGCTATCGTCGCCAGAAATGTTTTCCTTCACTTCCTTACCATTTTGAACATAGGGAAAACCACCTTTCCACGCTTCACCTTCGGTCGCTCCCCATTTCGTCCAACCTTCCGGGGTAACACCAGGGTCCCAGGTAGGAACGGCACTTGTTGTCGCAAAATATTCGTCATAGCCGTGGTGCGATGGCGGCGAGTAATAACCACGCGAACTGACCTCTTCGGGCTTCACCCACCCGATATGCCACTTGCCAAAAAACCCCGTCGCATACCCCTTCTTCTTGAGAGCTTCGGCGATCGTGACCTCCCCGACCCGCATGCCTCCCGTGTGGGCAGCCAAAATACCGAAACGAAAAGGATATCGCCCAGTCAAACAACTGCCACGAGTGGGAGAGCAAAGTG
It encodes:
- a CDS encoding sulfatase-like hydrolase/transferase, encoding MAKSMREKFVLRCLWGSKHACRPVKQVGALGAKTLLVCTALITFGAGITEAKTPNVIMIMSDDQGWGDVGFNGNKDVKTPNLDDMAASGAKFDRFYAASPLCSPTRGSCLTGRYPFRFGILAAHTGGMRVGEVTIAEALKKKGYATGFFGKWHIGWVKPEEVSSRGYYSPPSHHGYDEYFATTSAVPTWDPGVTPEGWTKWGATEGEAWKGGFPYVQNGKEVKENISGDDSRVIMDRVIPFIEANQDEAFFATIWFHTPHEPVVAGVAYKKMYSQHGKTKQNYYGCITAMDDQIGRLRKRLRELGLEKDTIIFFCSDNGPADTMTKKGVASAGPFKGHKHQMYEGGVLVPACVEWPGKIRPNSQTSVRCATIDFFPTIAELAGFSFPSKDKRPIDGIDLMPVIEGKVKQREKDLFFGYRRLVKGIDGKSIIHGDFKLMKEAKANGRVRLYDLSKDPYEKNDLAKKMPEKVKELGKRLIEIEKSCQLSRDGADYKY